ACGAGCACGTGTGCCGCGACCTCGCGGTCGGCGCAGCCGCCTTCCACCCGGGTGACGTCACCGCGACTCGGCACGGCGCGCGCTTCTCGCGGCAGCGCATTTTGCATGTCGACCTCTCCGGGGGCCCGCACGCTCGCTTCGTCGGTGCACACCTCGATTCCTCGAAGGTCGGGGGCGCCGAAATCCGCGCTCTCGCTGACGGAAGAGCGCGGCAGCAAAATCAGCGTGTCCGTCTTGAACGTCGTCGGCGAGCGTTGCGAAGCAACGGCGTCTCAGTCGAGGGGGTGTGCCTCTGCTTCTTGTTCTTTCGTCAGAAACGTTCGCGGTTCGGGCGTGTCGGAAGTTTGGTACGCGACGGGCATGTGCGGACTGTTGTGCCACCATCCGACGCGGCCGTCCTTGTCGAGGGCGACGCCGCCGCCATCACCGCCGACGCGGCGCGTCATCTCCTCGAGGGCGCCTCGAACGGCGGCGTTCGGGCCTCGCTCCTTCATGTCGTGCACGATGCGCGCCGCCGTCATCATCCGCGCGATGGATTCGCCTTCGCCGGTCAAGGCGACGCCGCCCACCGTGTCATCGGCGTAGAAGCCGCATCCGGGCAGCGGGGAATCGCCGACGCGTCCGGGCCGCTGACCCGTGAGACCTCCGGTGGAGGTGCCGGCGGCGACGTGTCCGTGCAAGTCGAGGGCGACGCATCCGACCGTGTCGTGATCCTCGACGGCTTCGCGTTGCGTGGACGTGATGAGGTCGACGGGATCGGTGAGTTCGACGCCGCGCTCGCGTGCGAACGCGTCGGCGCCGCGCGCGATCAGCAGGATGGCGCGTTCTCGCAGGACCTGCTTGGCGACGCTGACGGGATTACGCGCGCTCGTGAGGCCCGCGACGGCCCCGACGTCGAGCGTCGCGCCGTCCATGATGGCGGCGTCCATCTCCACGCGTCCCTCGGACGTCAAGGCGGAGCCGAAGCCCGCGTTGAAGGTGGGGTCGTCTTCGAGCACACGAATGGCGGACTCCACGGCTTCGACGGCCGTGCCGCCCGCCTCCAGCACGCGGCGTCCGGCGTTCAAGGCGGCCAGGCAGCCCGCGCGACTCGCCGAGGCCTTCTCGGCGGGCACCTCGTGCGCGCCGCCATGCACGATGATCGCCCAACGGGCGGACTCGTCAGGCATCGTGACCTCGGGACCACCATCTTCGAGGCGAGGTGCGCGTTCCGACGGCGGTTCGCGCGGGGCGTTCGAGGGTTCTACGGCGGGATGGGTTCATGACGAGTCACCTTTTCGGAGCGAGGAGGACCGCGCTTTTGGCGGGAAGGTGGTTTTGAGCGGTGCTCGACGTGCTCAGGAGCGGTTGCAGGTCGTCGAGCGGCACGCCGCGCACGTCCGTCCACGCGACGGGCGCGCCTGAGAAGTTCACGAGGAGCACGCGGCGATCTTCGGCGTGCGTCCGTTGCACCCACAGCACCTCGTCCGACGCGCCCGCTTCGAGAGCGTCTCGCGAGGCGTGGGCGAGGACGGGGTCGTCGCGCCGCAAGCGCAGCAGCGCGCGATACAGCGTCAACACGCGGGCGTGTTCGGAGCGTTCGAGTTCGCTCCAGTCCAGCTTGCTGTTCTCGAAGGTCGAGCGTGCTTGCGGGTCGGGCACGCGCGTCGCGGCGTCCGGGTCGTTGAACGCCTCGAAGGCGCCGAATTCCGCGAGTCGCCCTTGCGTCACGAGGCGCCCCAATTCCCCGGCGTGGTCCGAGAAGTACTGGAAGGGCGTGGCGGCCATCCATTCCTGGCCTTGGAACAGCAGCGGCGTCATCGGCAAGAAGAGCAGCAACGCGCTCGCCATGAGAAAGCCGTCCTCGCCCGCCGTCGCCTGAAGGCGGTCTCCCAAGGCGCGGTTGCCGATCTGGTCGTGATTTTGAATGCAGTACACGAAGCTCGACGCGGGCAGCGCGCGCGCGGACGCGCCGCGCGGACGCGGTTCGCCGAGCGGCCACGTTTGCCCTTCGTACAGCCATCCGCGTTCGATGCAGCGCGCCAAGTCGGAGACGACGGGTCGGTAGCACGCGAAGTACCCGTCGCGTTCCCCGGTGAGCAGCACCCGCACTTGATGGTGAAAGTCGTCCGCCCACGCGCCGTTCATCCCGAACGTCGTGACGAGGTCGGGAAGATTGCGGTCGTCCTCGCAGAACAA
This DNA window, taken from Deinococcus yavapaiensis KR-236, encodes the following:
- the treZ gene encoding malto-oligosyltrehalose trehalohydrolase; this encodes MTDTLSTRAVPPLGAFVTDEGVTFRLWTTTASEARVVLYHDDGRSDPRPLRFAGNGVFEGTFEDVRDGARYKFELDGQAYPDPYARWLPDGVHGPAVVWTSTTAFRHAAPPSRPGDLVIYEVHVGTFTPEGTYRAATEKLPHLRALGVTCVELMPLSSFPGERGWGYDGVAHFAPFAPYGPLEDLRTFVDEAHALGLRVILDVVYNHFGPDGNYLYAYSPEYFTSEHKTPWGDALNYSNPFMRRLALDSAEHWLRTFGFDGLRLDATHEIHDEHPPHFLSELAAHVRAVGDELGTRPVLFCEDDRNLPDLVTTFGMNGAWADDFHHQVRVLLTGERDGYFACYRPVVSDLARCIERGWLYEGQTWPLGEPRPRGASARALPASSFVYCIQNHDQIGNRALGDRLQATAGEDGFLMASALLLFLPMTPLLFQGQEWMAATPFQYFSDHAGELGRLVTQGRLAEFGAFEAFNDPDAATRVPDPQARSTFENSKLDWSELERSEHARVLTLYRALLRLRRDDPVLAHASRDALEAGASDEVLWVQRTHAEDRRVLLVNFSGAPVAWTDVRGVPLDDLQPLLSTSSTAQNHLPAKSAVLLAPKR
- a CDS encoding isoaspartyl peptidase/L-asparaginase family protein, translating into MPDESARWAIIVHGGAHEVPAEKASASRAGCLAALNAGRRVLEAGGTAVEAVESAIRVLEDDPTFNAGFGSALTSEGRVEMDAAIMDGATLDVGAVAGLTSARNPVSVAKQVLRERAILLIARGADAFARERGVELTDPVDLITSTQREAVEDHDTVGCVALDLHGHVAAGTSTGGLTGQRPGRVGDSPLPGCGFYADDTVGGVALTGEGESIARMMTAARIVHDMKERGPNAAVRGALEEMTRRVGGDGGGVALDKDGRVGWWHNSPHMPVAYQTSDTPEPRTFLTKEQEAEAHPLD